A part of Mustela erminea isolate mMusErm1 chromosome 9, mMusErm1.Pri, whole genome shotgun sequence genomic DNA contains:
- the LOC116599792 gene encoding olfactory receptor 51V1-like, with translation MSVQPGSKVSNSTFLLAGFPGLEREYPWLSIPFSCIYAMVLSGNCLVLHVIRTEPSLHQPMFYFLAMLALTDLCMGLSTVHTVLGILWGLNQEIGLDACIAQAFFVHGLSCMESGVLLAMAFDRFTAISKPLRYTSILTNTRIISIGVAILGRIFLTAPIVRLKFFDYCRPHILSHSFCLHQDLLRLACSDIRFNSFYALALVICTLFLDAVLILVSYILILHSVLTIASREERFKSLQTCVSHICAVLVFYIPIIGLTMVHCFGKHLSPVVHVLMGNIYILFPPLMNPIIYSVKTQQIRIRIQRWFTKPN, from the coding sequence ATGTCTGTTCAACCTGGTTCCAAAGTCAGTAACTCCACCTTTCTCCTTGCGGGTTTCCCTGGCCTGGAACGGGAATACCCTTGGCTCTCCATCCCTTTCTCCTGTATCTATGCTATGGTACTCTCAGGGAACTGCCTGGTGCTGCACGTGATTCGGACAGAGCCGAGCCTGCATCAGCCCATGTTCTACTTCCTGGCCATGCTGGCCCTCACTGACCTATGCATGGGGCTGTCCACAGTACACACAGTCCTGGGCATCCTGTGGGGGCTCAACCAGGAGATTGGTCTGGATGCGTGCATTGCTCAAGCCTTCTTTGTTCATGGTCTATCATGCATGGAGTCTGGAGTCCTACTGGCCATGGCCTTTGATCGCTTCACTGCAATCTCCAAACCTCTGAGATATACATCCATTCTCACCAATACAAGAATCATCAGCATTGGTGTGGCCATTTTAGGGAGGATTTTCCTCACTGCTCCCATTGTCCGCCTAAAGTTCTTTGATTACTGCCGCCCCCACATCCTTtcccactctttctgcctgcaCCAGGACCTACTTCGGCTTGCCTGCTCTGACATCCGCTTCAACAGCTTCTATGCCCTGGCTCTGGTGATCTGCACACTGTTTTTGGATGCAGTGCTCATTCTGGTCTCCTACATCTTGATACTGCACTCAGTATTGACTATTGCATCCCGGGAGGAGCGATTCAAGTCCTTGCAGACCTGTGTCTCCCACATCTGTGCAGTTCTAGTTTTCTATATCCCAATCATTGGTCTGACTATGGTGCACTGTTTTGGAAAGCACCTCTCTCCTGTGGTCCACGTCCTCATGGGCAACATCTATATCCTTTTCCCACCCTTGATGAACCCCATCATCTACAGTGTCAAAACCCAACAAATACGTATTAGGATCCAGAGATGGTTCACTAAACCAAACTGA
- the LOC116599793 gene encoding olfactory receptor 51V1-like, translated as MSNRHGMTRMAGHSVTSTAMCMTSFSNSTFLLTGFPGLEREYPWLSIPFSCIYAMVLSGNCLVLHVIRTEPSLHQPMFYFLAMLALTDLCMGLSTVHTVLGILWGLSQEISLDACIAQAFFVHGLSCMESGVLLAMAFDRFTAICNPLRYTSILTNTRIISIGVAILGRSFLFITAPIVRLKFFDYCRPHILSHSFCLHQDLLRLACSDIRFNSFYALALVICTLFLDAVLILVSYILILHSVLTIASREERFKSLQTCVSHICAVLVFYIPIIGLTMVHRFGKHLSPVVHVLMGNIYILFPPLMNPIIYSVKTQQIRIRIQRWFTKPN; from the exons ATGAGCAATAGGCATGGGATGACCAGAATGGCAGGCCACAGTGTCACTTCAACTGCAATGTGCATGACTAGTT TCAGTAACTCCACCTTTCTCCTTACGGGATTCCCTGGCCTGGAACGGGAATACCCTTGGCTCTCCATCCCTTTCTCCTGTATCTATGCTATGGTACTCTCAGGGAACTGCCTGGTGCTGCACGTGATTCGGACAGAGCCGAGCCTGCATCAGCCCATGTTCTACTTCCTGGCCATGCTGGCCCTCACTGACCTATGCATGGGGCTGTCCACAGTACACACAGTCCTGGGCATCCTGTGGGGGCTCAGCCAGGAAATTTCTCTGGATGCGTGCATTGCTCAAGCCTTCTTTGTTCATGGTCTATCATGCATGGAGTCTGGAGTCCTACTGGCCATGGCCTTTGATCGCTTCACTGCAATCTGCAATCCTCTGAGATATACATCCATTCTCACCAATACAAGAATCATCAGCATTGGTGTGGCCATTTTAGGGAGGAGTTTCCTGTTCATCACTGCTCCCATTGTCCGCCTAAAGTTCTTTGATTACTGCCGcccccacatcctctcccactctttctgcctgcaCCAGGACCTACTTCGGCTTGCCTGCTCTGACATCCGCTTCAACAGCTTCTATGCCCTGGCTCTGGTGATCTGCACACTGTTTTTGGATGCAGTGCTCATTCTGGTCTCCTACATCTTGATACTGCACTCAGTATTGACTATTGCATCCCGGGAGGAGCGATTCAAGTCCTTGCAGACCTGTGTCTCCCACATCTGTGCAGTTCTAGTTTTCTATATCCCAATCATTGGTCTGACTATGGTGCACCGTTTTGGAAAGCACCTCTCTCCTGTGGTCCACGTCCTCATGGGCAACATCTATATCCTTTTCCCACCCTTGATGAACCCCATCATCTACAGTGTCAAAACCCAACAAATACGTATTAGGATCCAGAGATGGTTCACTAAACCAAACTGA